The following are encoded in a window of Hemicordylus capensis ecotype Gifberg chromosome 12, rHemCap1.1.pri, whole genome shotgun sequence genomic DNA:
- the LOC128336113 gene encoding caspase-1-like → MADKKLTEVRMLFVECANKAVIKQLLDDLQEKQVLNEEEVEEVKEEKKKQDQAKTLIDQTRKKGANASQIFIECLEKRDHNLTEQLGLKDYLRAPSAVQTPFGFRTPSFPLLSEPSPGPSQPQEVQPLESRCAIKLCPLELFRKIQAEEAGEIYPILDSEKRTHLALIICNIEFDHLSHREGAEMDLVEMKLLLEGLGYKVETEQNLCSEKMSSCLKDFAGREEHKTSDSTFLVLMSHGLRDGLCGVKSRGKGSDILSMDTVFSTFNNLHCPALRGKPKVVIIQACRGENEGFKYVSYSVAVPAASDSPSLCPTEEFESDALRKVHVECDFVCLYSTTPDNVSWRHPQKGSIFIIRLREHIQQHAWNFNLEEIFRKTRRRA, encoded by the exons ACAAGAAGTTGACAGAAGTCCGGATGCTGTTTGTGGAGTGTGCTAACAAGGCGGTCATCAAGCAACTTCTGGATGATCTGCAGGAAAAGCAGGTCCTCAAcgaagaggaggtggaggaggtaaaggaggagaagaagaaacagGACCAGGCCAAGACGCTGATTGACCAGACCAGAAAAAAGGGCGCCAACGCCAGCCAGATCTTCATCGAGTGCCTGGAGAAACGGGACCATAACTTGACCGAACAGCTGGGTCTGAAAGACTACTTACGCG CTCCATCTGCTGTGCAAACCCCCTTTGGCTTCAGGACTCCCAGTTTCCCGCTGCTCTCTGAACCCAGCCCCGGACCCAGCCAGCCTCAAGAAGTCCAGCCTTTAGAGTCCAGATGTGCGATCAAGCTTTGTCCTCTGGAGCTGTTTCGAAAGATACAGGCCGAAGAAGCTGGCGAG ATCTACCCTATTCTGGACTCCGAGAAGCGCACCCACCTTGCTCTGATTATATGCAACATTGAATTTGACCACTTGTCCCACCGAGAAGGGGCTGAGATGGACCTGGTGGAAATGAAGCTCCTCTTGGAGGGACTCGGTTACAAAGTGGAAACAGAGCAAAATTTATGCTCAGAG AAAATGAGCAGTTGCTTGAAGGACTTTGCTGGCCGGGAGGAACACAAGACCTCTGACAGCACCTTCCTGGTCCTCATGAGCCACGGCCTCCGGGACGGCCTATGTGGCGTCAAGAGCCGAGGCAAGGGGTCGGACATCCTCTCCATGGACACCGTCTTCTCCACCTTCAACAACCTGCACTGCCCAGCTTTGAGAGGCAAGCCCAAGGTGGTCATCATCCAAGCGTGTCGTGGAG AGAATGAAGGATTTAAATATGTCAGCTACTCAGTGGCAGTTCCTGCTGCCTCTGACAGCCCTTCCCTGTGCCCCACTGAAGAATTTGAAAGTGATGCCCTTCGGAAAGTGCATGTGGAGTGTGATTTTGTCTGTCTGTATTCTACGACTCCCG ATAACGTCTCCTGGAGACACCCTCAGAAGGGatccatcttcatcatcaggttGAGAGAGCATATCCAGCAACATGCCTGGAACTTCAACTTGGAAGAGATCTTCAGAAAG ACGCGGCGCCGAGCGTAA